The following are from one region of the Variovorax sp. V213 genome:
- the glgB gene encoding 1,4-alpha-glucan branching protein GlgB encodes MPPMQLPEREVHALMRAEHGDPFAVLGPHETRDGLEVRALLPGAQSVAVMHTRTGWPLAMLSRQEGSDLFAGLVPAAEALLGYSFQVDWGTHTSRLEDPYRFPFVLGETDVWLLAEGTHLRPWERLGAHLREIDGVKGVAFAVWAPNARRVSVVGDFNNWDGRRHMMRLRRECGVWEIFAPQVATGDSYEFEILSAQGEVLRKADPFAFSARLRPETACVVAPLPAPVAMPPERAAANGRHAPMSIYEVHLGSWRRKNGHEWLDYRELADTLVPYARDMGFTHIELLPVSEHPFDGSWGYQPIGLYAPTSRFGTPGDFRHFVEAAHAAGLGVILDWVPAHFPTDAHGLGRFDGTALYEYADPREGFHNDWKTLIFNYGRTEVRNYLVGNALYWLERYGVDGLRVDAVASMLYRDYSRKPGEWVPNAYGGRENLEAIDFLRRMNRVVGVERPGAVTLAEESTSFPGVTRPPEDGGLGFHYKWNMGWMNDTLAYAGTDPVHRKHHHQQITFGLMYAHSENFVLPLSHDEVVHGKGSMFGRMPGDEWQKFAGLRNLYGYLWAYPGKKLLFMGGEFAQGAEWNADRSLDWHLLEHASHQGVRRLVRDLNNVYRHFPALYELDTERAGFEWIVHDDWEQSVFAFVRKARDGSFVVAACNFTPLPRHGYRLGVPAAGAYREAINTDGAVYGGSGVGNGVVQSSPVPWHGKDHSISISVPPLATVMWVLA; translated from the coding sequence ATGCCCCCGATGCAACTGCCCGAACGCGAAGTCCACGCGCTGATGCGCGCCGAGCATGGCGATCCCTTCGCGGTGCTCGGTCCTCACGAGACGCGCGACGGGCTGGAGGTGCGCGCGCTCTTGCCCGGCGCGCAGAGCGTGGCCGTCATGCACACGCGCACGGGCTGGCCGCTGGCCATGCTGTCGCGGCAGGAAGGCTCCGATCTGTTCGCGGGCCTGGTGCCGGCGGCCGAGGCGCTCCTGGGCTATTCGTTTCAGGTCGACTGGGGCACGCACACCTCGCGGCTCGAAGACCCGTACCGCTTTCCGTTCGTGCTCGGCGAAACCGACGTGTGGCTGCTGGCGGAGGGCACGCACCTGCGGCCCTGGGAGCGGCTGGGCGCGCACCTGCGCGAGATCGACGGCGTGAAGGGCGTGGCCTTTGCAGTCTGGGCGCCCAATGCGCGGCGCGTATCGGTGGTCGGCGACTTCAACAACTGGGACGGCCGGCGCCACATGATGCGGCTGCGCCGTGAATGCGGCGTGTGGGAAATCTTTGCGCCGCAGGTGGCCACGGGCGACAGCTACGAGTTCGAGATTCTCTCGGCCCAGGGCGAAGTGCTGCGCAAGGCCGACCCCTTCGCCTTCTCCGCGCGCCTGCGGCCCGAGACCGCCTGCGTGGTGGCGCCGCTGCCCGCGCCGGTGGCCATGCCGCCCGAGCGCGCCGCCGCCAACGGCCGCCATGCGCCGATGAGCATCTACGAAGTGCACCTGGGCTCGTGGCGGCGCAAGAACGGCCATGAATGGCTGGACTACCGCGAGCTGGCCGACACGCTGGTGCCCTATGCGCGCGACATGGGCTTCACGCACATCGAGCTGCTGCCGGTGAGCGAACACCCGTTCGACGGCTCGTGGGGCTACCAGCCCATCGGCCTGTATGCCCCCACCTCGCGCTTCGGGACGCCCGGCGACTTTCGGCATTTCGTCGAAGCCGCGCATGCCGCGGGGCTGGGCGTGATTCTCGACTGGGTGCCCGCGCACTTTCCCACCGATGCGCACGGCCTCGGCCGGTTCGACGGCACGGCGCTCTACGAATACGCCGACCCGCGCGAAGGCTTCCACAACGACTGGAAGACGCTTATCTTCAACTACGGCCGCACGGAGGTGCGCAACTACCTGGTCGGCAATGCGCTGTACTGGCTCGAGCGCTATGGCGTGGATGGCCTGCGCGTCGATGCGGTGGCTTCCATGCTCTACCGCGACTACAGCCGCAAGCCCGGCGAATGGGTGCCCAACGCGTATGGCGGGCGCGAGAACCTCGAGGCCATCGACTTCCTGCGCCGCATGAACCGCGTGGTGGGCGTGGAGCGCCCGGGCGCCGTCACGCTGGCCGAGGAGTCGACGAGTTTCCCCGGCGTGACGCGGCCGCCCGAAGACGGCGGGCTGGGCTTTCACTACAAGTGGAACATGGGCTGGATGAACGACACGCTGGCCTATGCGGGCACCGATCCCGTCCATCGCAAGCACCATCACCAGCAGATCACCTTCGGGCTGATGTATGCGCACAGCGAGAACTTCGTGCTGCCGCTCTCGCACGACGAGGTGGTGCACGGCAAGGGCTCGATGTTCGGGCGCATGCCCGGCGACGAGTGGCAGAAGTTCGCGGGGCTGCGCAATCTCTACGGCTACCTCTGGGCCTACCCCGGCAAGAAGCTGCTGTTCATGGGCGGCGAGTTCGCCCAGGGCGCGGAATGGAACGCCGACCGCAGCCTCGACTGGCACCTGCTCGAGCACGCGTCGCACCAGGGGGTACGGCGGCTGGTGCGCGACCTGAACAACGTGTACCGGCACTTCCCCGCCCTGTACGAGCTGGACACCGAAAGAGCCGGCTTCGAGTGGATCGTGCACGACGACTGGGAGCAGTCGGTGTTCGCCTTCGTGCGAAAGGCCCGTGACGGCTCCTTCGTGGTGGCCGCGTGCAACTTCACGCCGCTGCCGCGGCATGGCTACCGGCTCGGGGTGCCTGCCGCGGGCGCGTACCGCGAAGCCATCAACACCGATGGCGCGGTGTACGGGGGCAGCGGCGTGGGCAATGGCGTGGTCCAGAGCTCGCCGGTTCCCTGGCACGGCAAGGACCATTCGATTTCCATCAGCGTGCCACCGCTGGCAACCGTGATGTGGGTGCTGGCCTGA
- a CDS encoding FAD-dependent oxidoreductase, with product MTTDSVSPALSPSPEGLAVLEQRLAKDLACLGWPARSWMPVREHAGEPVLDVAIIGGGQAGLAAAAALAQQGIRAVIFDRSPAGNEGPWATTARMETLRSPKELTGPALGLPALTFRAWFEAQFGAEAWEAMDKIPRLQWMDYLSWYRRVMNVDVRNDTAVTGIRPLPDAALVRLELRTPAGAQRVLARRVVLATGRDGLGGPAVPAFVNALPRSQWAHSSDEMDYGRLAGLRVGVIGAGSSAMDSAGTALEAGARSVELLIRRPDLPCVNKGKGAGVPGLTQGHYDLPDELKWRIRHYINVANVPPPHGSTLRVSRHANAFFNFGCPVLSIEPEGTSMQVATPKGEFVFDFLIVSTGFKVDWNSRPEFDAIAPHVRTWKDRFVPAPGDEDQELADSPDLGPVFEFQPRAAGECPGLDRIHCFCYPAALSHGTVSGDIPAISEGARRLASGMASLFYREDFEHHFANLEAYSEPELFGDEWVPAPPPAERT from the coding sequence ATGACAACCGACTCCGTTTCCCCCGCACTTTCTCCATCGCCAGAAGGCCTTGCCGTGCTCGAGCAGCGGCTTGCCAAGGACTTGGCGTGCCTTGGCTGGCCCGCGCGCTCCTGGATGCCCGTTCGCGAGCACGCCGGCGAGCCGGTGCTGGACGTGGCCATCATCGGCGGCGGGCAGGCGGGGCTGGCGGCTGCCGCGGCCCTGGCGCAGCAGGGCATCCGGGCCGTGATATTCGACCGCTCGCCGGCGGGCAACGAAGGCCCGTGGGCCACCACGGCGCGCATGGAAACCCTGCGTTCCCCCAAGGAGCTGACCGGTCCGGCGCTGGGCCTGCCCGCGCTGACCTTCCGTGCATGGTTCGAGGCCCAGTTCGGCGCCGAGGCCTGGGAGGCGATGGACAAAATCCCGCGTCTCCAGTGGATGGACTACCTGTCCTGGTACCGCCGCGTGATGAACGTGGACGTGCGCAACGACACCGCCGTCACCGGGATTCGTCCGCTGCCCGATGCGGCGCTGGTGCGGCTGGAGCTGCGCACGCCCGCCGGAGCGCAGCGGGTGCTGGCACGCCGCGTCGTTCTGGCCACCGGCCGCGATGGCCTTGGCGGCCCCGCCGTTCCTGCTTTCGTCAACGCGCTGCCGCGCTCGCAATGGGCGCACTCGTCCGACGAGATGGACTACGGCAGGCTGGCCGGGCTGCGCGTGGGAGTGATCGGCGCGGGCTCTTCGGCCATGGACAGCGCGGGCACTGCATTGGAGGCCGGCGCGCGCAGCGTCGAGCTGCTGATCCGGCGACCCGACCTGCCATGCGTCAACAAGGGCAAGGGCGCCGGCGTGCCGGGCCTGACGCAGGGCCACTACGACCTGCCCGATGAACTCAAGTGGCGCATCCGCCACTACATCAACGTGGCGAACGTGCCGCCGCCGCACGGCAGCACGCTGCGCGTCTCGCGCCATGCGAACGCGTTCTTCAATTTCGGCTGCCCGGTTCTCTCGATCGAGCCAGAGGGCACGTCGATGCAGGTGGCCACGCCCAAGGGCGAGTTCGTGTTCGACTTTCTCATTGTCTCGACCGGCTTCAAGGTCGACTGGAACAGCCGTCCCGAGTTCGACGCCATCGCCCCGCACGTGCGCACGTGGAAGGACCGCTTCGTACCGGCGCCCGGCGACGAAGACCAGGAACTGGCCGATTCGCCCGATCTCGGGCCGGTATTCGAATTCCAGCCGCGCGCGGCGGGCGAATGCCCGGGGCTCGACCGCATCCATTGCTTCTGCTACCCCGCGGCCCTGTCGCACGGCACGGTGTCGGGCGACATTCCCGCGATCAGCGAAGGCGCCAGGCGGCTTGCGAGCGGCATGGCCAGCCTGTTCTACCGCGAAGACTTCGAGCACCACTTCGCCAACCTCGAGGCCTACAGCGAACCCGAACTGTTCGGCGACGAATGGGTGCCCGCACCGCCGCCCGCCGAACGGACCTGA
- a CDS encoding peroxidase-related enzyme (This protein belongs to a clade of uncharacterized proteins related to peroxidases such as the alkylhydroperoxidase AhpD.) has translation MSAAPIRIKGFTNEVLSWKPWLDPVDVAAATPAQLAALDEMSPQARTSPYFLLLAHQPEMLLQRSIAFNAIMFAPGGMPRAERELGATVESRVNGCVYCASVHAQRFEQLAKRNDVILQVFEEPASAGTTAREKAIVEFSIRLGAEPDKVSADDVRMLKEAGLAELEILDLIHSVALFAWANRLMLNLGEPVFPAAAS, from the coding sequence ATGAGCGCCGCGCCGATCCGCATCAAGGGCTTCACCAACGAGGTGCTGAGCTGGAAGCCCTGGCTCGATCCCGTCGACGTCGCCGCAGCCACGCCGGCCCAGCTGGCCGCGCTCGACGAGATGAGCCCGCAAGCGCGCACCTCGCCCTATTTCTTGTTGCTGGCGCACCAGCCCGAGATGCTGCTGCAGCGCTCCATCGCCTTCAACGCGATCATGTTCGCGCCGGGCGGCATGCCGCGGGCCGAACGCGAGCTGGGTGCCACGGTGGAGTCGCGCGTCAATGGCTGCGTGTACTGCGCCTCGGTGCATGCGCAGCGCTTCGAGCAGCTTGCCAAGCGCAACGACGTGATCTTGCAGGTGTTCGAGGAGCCGGCTTCCGCGGGCACCACGGCGCGCGAGAAGGCGATCGTCGAGTTTTCGATCCGGCTCGGCGCCGAGCCCGACAAGGTGTCGGCCGACGATGTGCGCATGCTGAAGGAAGCGGGGCTGGCCGAGCTCGAGATCCTCGACCTGATTCATTCGGTGGCGCTTTTTGCCTGGGCCAACCGCCTGATGCTCAACCTGGGCGAGCCGGTCTTTCCCGCAGCAGCGTCATAG
- the glgX gene encoding glycogen debranching protein GlgX produces MLNTGSPFPLGATLSPNGVNFALVAPNAEAVELCLFDGTGQHEQQRIRLPAFTDGVWHGLLPSGRAGLVYGFRAHGPWAPHEGQRFNAARVLLDPYAREIVGKYDGSDLFLGHDPADPHQRNTRDNGPVALKARVTAAGSSPAAPGHARVAAGDRVLYELHVRGQTRLHPGVPAALRGTYAGLAEPVVLDHLQRLGVTTLSLMPVQHRADEQRLLRMGLSNYWGYNTIGWFAPEARYWSGRAGTTPASEFRAMADAVHARGMELVIDVVYNHSAETDEFGPTLSLRGIDNALYYHLRSRDRALYANWTGCGNCLNLAEPRVLQLVMDSLRHWACELAVDGFRFDLAPVLGRGAHGGFDPRAPFFAAIAQDPVLSRTLLIAEPWDIGPGGYRLGGFPPGWLEWNDRYRDTQRGFWLRQGRDGAAGLGDFAHRFTASSAQFAHQGRAPTASVNFITAHDGFTLRDLLSYEKRHNLANGEHNRDGHAHNLSNNCGIEGPSDDPAVQAERSRLQRALLATLLLSQGTPMLLAGDELGHSQQGNNNAYCQDNETTWLAWIGTHDAATEAARLSAFVARLIALRREAPALRSTRWWPAEAPHGAPGIRWLRPDGTPMQGADWNGGTALAILFESAAKDEGDWLVLVNVGSEAISFALPAGAWHCRLATDPALDPGAALPAPQAGTVKVPRSALWIARR; encoded by the coding sequence ATGCTGAACACGGGCTCTCCCTTTCCCCTGGGCGCGACGCTCTCGCCGAACGGCGTGAACTTCGCGCTCGTCGCGCCGAACGCCGAGGCCGTCGAGCTCTGCCTGTTCGACGGCACGGGCCAGCACGAGCAGCAACGCATCCGGCTGCCCGCGTTCACGGACGGCGTCTGGCACGGCCTGTTGCCGAGCGGGCGCGCCGGGCTGGTCTACGGCTTCCGCGCGCACGGCCCGTGGGCGCCGCACGAGGGACAGCGCTTCAACGCCGCCCGGGTGCTCCTCGACCCGTATGCGCGCGAGATCGTCGGCAAATACGACGGCAGCGATCTGTTCCTGGGGCACGACCCTGCCGATCCGCACCAGCGGAACACGCGCGACAACGGCCCCGTGGCGCTCAAGGCCCGCGTGACGGCGGCCGGCAGCAGTCCGGCCGCACCGGGCCATGCCCGCGTCGCGGCCGGAGACCGCGTGCTCTACGAATTGCACGTGCGCGGGCAGACACGGCTGCATCCCGGCGTGCCCGCCGCCTTGCGCGGCACCTACGCAGGCCTGGCCGAGCCGGTGGTGCTCGACCATCTGCAGCGCCTGGGCGTCACCACGCTGAGCCTGATGCCGGTGCAGCACCGGGCCGACGAACAGCGGCTGCTGCGCATGGGCCTGAGCAACTACTGGGGCTACAACACCATCGGCTGGTTCGCGCCCGAGGCGCGCTACTGGAGCGGCCGCGCCGGCACCACGCCGGCCAGCGAGTTCCGCGCCATGGCCGACGCGGTGCATGCGCGCGGGATGGAGCTGGTGATCGACGTGGTCTACAACCACAGCGCCGAGACGGACGAGTTCGGCCCCACGCTCTCGCTGCGCGGCATCGACAACGCGCTGTATTACCACCTGCGTTCCCGCGACCGCGCGCTCTATGCCAACTGGACCGGCTGCGGCAATTGCCTCAACCTGGCCGAGCCGCGCGTGCTGCAGCTGGTGATGGACAGCCTGCGCCATTGGGCCTGCGAGCTCGCCGTCGACGGCTTCCGCTTCGACCTCGCGCCGGTGCTGGGGCGCGGCGCCCACGGCGGTTTCGATCCGCGCGCGCCCTTCTTCGCGGCCATTGCGCAAGACCCCGTGCTGTCCCGCACGCTGCTGATCGCGGAGCCCTGGGACATCGGGCCGGGCGGCTACCGGCTGGGCGGATTCCCGCCGGGCTGGCTCGAATGGAACGACCGCTACCGCGACACGCAGCGCGGTTTCTGGCTGCGGCAAGGGCGCGATGGCGCCGCGGGCCTGGGCGATTTCGCGCACCGCTTCACCGCGTCGAGCGCGCAGTTCGCCCACCAGGGCCGCGCGCCCACCGCCAGCGTCAACTTCATCACGGCGCACGACGGCTTCACGCTGCGCGACCTGCTGAGCTACGAAAAGCGGCACAACCTGGCCAACGGGGAGCACAACCGCGACGGCCATGCCCACAACCTGAGCAACAACTGCGGCATCGAAGGGCCGAGCGACGACCCTGCCGTGCAGGCCGAGCGCAGCCGGCTGCAGCGCGCACTGCTCGCCACGCTCCTGCTCTCGCAGGGCACGCCCATGCTGCTGGCAGGCGACGAACTCGGCCACAGCCAGCAGGGCAACAACAACGCCTATTGCCAGGACAACGAAACCACGTGGCTCGCATGGATCGGCACCCACGACGCCGCCACCGAAGCCGCGCGCCTGAGCGCCTTCGTGGCCCGCCTCATCGCCTTGCGCCGGGAGGCGCCCGCCCTGCGCAGCACGCGCTGGTGGCCGGCCGAAGCGCCGCATGGAGCGCCGGGCATCCGCTGGCTGCGGCCGGACGGCACGCCGATGCAGGGGGCCGACTGGAATGGCGGCACGGCACTTGCAATCCTGTTCGAATCCGCCGCCAAGGACGAGGGTGACTGGCTGGTGTTGGTGAACGTGGGGTCGGAGGCCATTTCCTTCGCGCTGCCCGCGGGTGCCTGGCACTGCCGGCTCGCGACGGATCCGGCACTGGACCCCGGCGCCGCCTTGCCGGCGCCCCAGGCCGGCACGGTAAAAGTACCTCGTTCAGCCCTCTGGATTGCAAGAAGGTAG
- a CDS encoding CMD domain-containing protein, which produces MTTSYDASPSIDVIDATVPLAPGHATRMLRLQRDKVVAATQGSYDAMFSPTVEGLSVAERLLVALHACSVSKAATLAAHYREQLLAEGADRELIAAVGSGAPVADARLRTVLAFTASLIERPIEGDKASVQSLADAGLSTPAIVALGQLIAFLSYQIRVVAGLQALAAAEVEA; this is translated from the coding sequence ATGACAACTTCCTACGACGCATCTCCTTCGATCGACGTGATCGACGCCACGGTCCCGCTGGCGCCCGGCCACGCCACCCGCATGCTGCGGCTGCAGCGCGACAAGGTCGTGGCTGCCACGCAGGGCAGCTACGACGCGATGTTTTCGCCCACCGTCGAGGGCCTTTCGGTGGCAGAGCGCCTGCTGGTCGCGCTGCACGCCTGCAGCGTCTCGAAGGCCGCGACACTCGCCGCGCATTACCGCGAGCAACTGCTGGCCGAGGGCGCGGACCGCGAACTGATCGCGGCCGTGGGAAGCGGCGCCCCGGTGGCGGATGCGCGCCTGCGCACAGTGCTGGCATTCACTGCGAGTCTGATCGAACGCCCCATCGAGGGCGACAAGGCCTCGGTCCAGTCGCTGGCCGATGCAGGCCTGTCGACGCCCGCCATCGTCGCGCTGGGCCAGCTGATCGCTTTTCTGTCCTACCAGATCCGCGTGGTCGCGGGCCTGCAGGCGCTGGCCGCCGCGGAGGTTGAAGCATGA
- the glgC gene encoding glucose-1-phosphate adenylyltransferase, which produces MDNNSTTPQAPLQAHQLVRRTIALVLAGGRGSRLKQLTDRRAKPAVYFGGKFRIIDFALSNCLNSGIRRMAVVTQYKSHSLMRHLQRGWSFLRAELNEMVDVLPAQQRTGDEHWYRGTADAVFQNLDIIQTRSTRHDYVVVLAGDHIYKMDYSIMVKDHAERGLGCTVGCIEVPRMEATAFGVMAIDDGRQITAFLEKPADPPAMPGHPDLALASMGIYVFDSEYLYQLLEEDAANPDSSHDFGKDIIPRAVAQGRALAHPFGMSCVTRASRGPGAKAYWRDVGTIDAFWAANLDLASITPELDIYDTDWPIWTYQRQLPPAKFVLDRDGKHGMTVNTIVSGGCIVSGSKVSSSVLFSGVRIHSFCEINEAVLLPDVEVGRGCKLNRVVIDRGCVIPDEMVIGEDAEADAARFERTAAGVVLVTREMLKRMAA; this is translated from the coding sequence ATGGACAACAACAGCACCACGCCGCAGGCTCCCCTGCAGGCGCATCAACTGGTCCGCCGCACCATCGCGCTGGTGCTGGCCGGCGGACGCGGCTCCCGCCTCAAGCAGCTGACCGACCGGCGCGCCAAGCCGGCGGTGTACTTCGGCGGCAAGTTCCGCATCATCGACTTCGCGCTCTCGAACTGCCTCAACTCGGGCATCCGGCGCATGGCGGTGGTCACGCAGTACAAGTCGCATTCGCTGATGCGCCACCTGCAGCGCGGCTGGAGCTTCCTGCGCGCCGAGCTCAACGAAATGGTCGACGTGCTGCCCGCGCAGCAGCGCACGGGCGACGAGCACTGGTACCGCGGCACGGCCGACGCGGTGTTCCAGAACCTGGACATCATCCAGACCCGCTCGACCAGGCACGACTACGTGGTGGTGCTGGCCGGCGACCACATCTACAAGATGGACTACTCGATCATGGTCAAGGACCACGCCGAGCGCGGCCTGGGCTGCACGGTCGGCTGCATCGAGGTGCCGCGCATGGAGGCCACGGCCTTCGGCGTGATGGCCATCGACGACGGCCGCCAGATCACCGCCTTTCTCGAGAAGCCGGCCGATCCGCCCGCCATGCCGGGCCACCCCGACCTGGCGCTGGCCAGCATGGGCATCTACGTGTTCGATTCCGAGTACCTCTACCAGCTGCTCGAGGAAGACGCCGCCAACCCCGATTCGAGCCACGATTTCGGCAAGGACATCATTCCGCGCGCGGTGGCGCAGGGCCGCGCCCTGGCGCATCCCTTCGGCATGTCGTGCGTCACGCGGGCTTCGCGCGGGCCTGGCGCCAAGGCCTACTGGCGCGACGTGGGCACGATTGATGCATTCTGGGCAGCCAACCTCGATCTGGCTTCGATCACCCCCGAACTCGACATCTATGACACAGACTGGCCCATCTGGACCTACCAGCGGCAGCTGCCGCCGGCCAAGTTCGTGCTCGACCGCGACGGCAAGCACGGCATGACCGTCAACACCATCGTCTCGGGCGGCTGCATCGTCTCGGGCTCCAAGGTCAGCAGTTCGGTGCTGTTCTCGGGCGTGCGCATCCATTCGTTCTGCGAAATCAACGAGGCCGTGCTGCTGCCCGACGTGGAAGTCGGCCGCGGCTGCAAGCTCAACCGGGTGGTGATCGACCGCGGCTGCGTCATTCCGGACGAGATGGTGATCGGCGAAGACGCCGAAGCCGACGCCGCGCGCTTCGAACGCACCGCGGCCGGCGTGGTGCTGGTCACGCGCGAGATGCTCAAGCGAATGGCCGCCTGA
- a CDS encoding alpha-amylase family glycosyl hydrolase, whose amino-acid sequence MRSNHGSNSEWWRGAVIYQIYPRSFMDSNGDGIGDLPGITSRLEHVAGLGVDAIWVSPFFRSPMKDFGYDVADYRDVDPIFGTLADFDEMLARAHALDLKIIIDQVLSHTSDQHAWFAESRSSRDNPKADWYVWADPRPDGTPPTNWLSVFGGSAWQWDSRRRQYYLHSFLKEQPDLNFHCAEVQEALLDEVRFWCERGVDGFRFDACNHQFHDALLRDNPPASAASVDEVSTVRADNPYAMQQHLYDKSQMENLLFLESLRQLLDGYGAVALGEVGDENAPPVMAQYTELGRRLHLAYSFSLLTAEHSASHLRHQVETLDHALAPTGGWGCWAVSNHDVPRVATRWSGGAPEDTRRDRLWLTLLLTLRGSASIYQGEELGLPEAEVPFELLQDPYGRAFWPEFKGRDGCRTPMPWKADELHAGFTSGGPWLPVHGRHLPLAVDRQASDPDSMLAFSRALLRWRRTQPLLRTGSIAFFDAPEPVLWFERRDGNRSLQAIFNLGGESVSVALREPLEPLLGHPHPPSADARVQADGEKRRMLRLAPYGVFFGRPAGEQERI is encoded by the coding sequence ATGCGCAGCAATCACGGCAGCAACAGCGAATGGTGGCGCGGCGCGGTGATCTACCAGATCTACCCGCGCAGCTTCATGGACAGCAACGGCGATGGTATCGGCGACCTTCCCGGCATCACCTCACGGCTCGAGCACGTCGCGGGCCTGGGGGTCGATGCGATCTGGGTGTCGCCCTTCTTCCGCTCGCCGATGAAGGACTTCGGCTACGACGTGGCCGACTATCGCGACGTCGATCCGATCTTCGGCACCCTGGCCGATTTCGACGAAATGCTGGCGCGCGCCCATGCGCTGGACCTGAAGATCATCATCGACCAGGTGCTCTCGCACACCTCCGACCAGCACGCCTGGTTCGCCGAAAGCCGCTCGAGCCGCGACAACCCCAAGGCCGACTGGTACGTATGGGCCGACCCGCGGCCCGACGGCACGCCGCCCACCAACTGGCTCTCGGTGTTCGGCGGCTCGGCTTGGCAATGGGATTCGCGCCGCCGGCAGTACTACCTGCACAGCTTCCTCAAGGAACAGCCCGATCTCAACTTCCATTGCGCCGAGGTGCAGGAGGCGCTGTTGGACGAAGTGCGCTTCTGGTGCGAGCGCGGCGTGGACGGCTTCCGCTTCGATGCCTGCAACCACCAGTTCCACGACGCGCTCTTGCGCGACAACCCGCCGGCCAGCGCCGCTTCGGTCGATGAAGTCAGTACCGTGCGGGCCGACAACCCCTACGCGATGCAGCAGCACCTGTACGACAAGAGCCAGATGGAGAACCTGCTCTTTCTCGAAAGCCTGCGCCAGCTCCTCGATGGCTACGGCGCCGTCGCGCTCGGCGAGGTAGGCGACGAGAATGCGCCGCCCGTCATGGCGCAGTACACCGAACTGGGCAGGCGCCTGCACCTGGCCTACAGCTTCAGCCTGCTGACGGCCGAGCACAGTGCCAGCCATCTGCGCCACCAGGTCGAGACGCTCGACCATGCCCTCGCGCCCACGGGCGGCTGGGGCTGCTGGGCCGTGTCCAACCACGACGTGCCGCGCGTGGCCACGCGCTGGAGCGGCGGCGCGCCCGAAGACACCCGGCGCGACCGGCTCTGGCTCACGCTGCTGCTCACGCTGCGCGGCAGCGCCAGCATTTACCAGGGCGAGGAACTCGGCCTGCCCGAGGCCGAGGTGCCGTTCGAACTGCTGCAAGATCCGTACGGCCGCGCGTTCTGGCCCGAGTTCAAGGGCCGCGACGGCTGCCGCACGCCCATGCCCTGGAAGGCGGACGAGCTGCACGCCGGCTTTACCAGCGGCGGGCCATGGCTGCCGGTCCACGGCCGCCACCTGCCGCTGGCCGTCGATCGCCAGGCGAGCGACCCCGACTCGATGCTCGCATTCAGCCGTGCGCTGCTGCGCTGGCGCCGCACCCAGCCGCTGCTGCGCACGGGCAGCATCGCTTTCTTCGATGCGCCCGAGCCGGTGCTTTGGTTCGAGCGGCGCGACGGGAACCGGTCGCTGCAGGCGATCTTCAACCTTGGGGGCGAGTCCGTGTCCGTCGCGCTGCGCGAGCCGCTCGAGCCGCTGCTAGGCCATCCGCATCCGCCGTCGGCCGATGCGCGTGTGCAGGCCGATGGCGAAAAAAGGCGCATGCTGAGGCTCGCGCCCTATGGCGTCTTTTTCGGCCGACCCGCTGGCGAACAAGAACGGATTTGA